The Leadbetterella byssophila DSM 17132 DNA window TTCGGCCATAAAAGTCTTGAAGAGGGCCGGGTTAAACCAACTTGAAGAGTATAAAAAGGGCTTCTTTGAGATCCAGGATGCGGGAAGTCAGGAAATAGCTCATTTTTTGGATCCACAAGCAGGTGAGTTTATTGTAGATACTTGTGCCGGGGCAGGAGGTAAGACCTTGCATTTGGCGGATTTATCCAGGAATAAGGCTAAGATCCTAGCCCTCGATGTGGAAGAAGGTAAATTAGAAGAATTGGAAAAGCGAGCAGCAAGGAATCGGGTTTCTCAGGTGGAAACTTCCCTTTGGAACAATGACATTTTAGATCAATATAGAGGACAAGCTGATGCTGTGCTGATGGATGTACCCTGTTCCGGATTAGGAGTTTTGAGAAGAAATCCTGACGCGAAGGAATTATTGACTGAAGCATATATTGATAGTATTAGGGATGTGCAGGCTGAGATTTTGCAGAAATATAGTGCTTTGGTTAGAAAGGGTGGGAGATTGGTCTATGCCACCTGTTCCTTATTGCCTTCTGAAAACGAAGGACAGGTAAAAAGGTTTTTAGAAAACCATGGGGATTTTGAATTAATTAAAGATAAACAGATATGGCCATCAGAAACTGATTTTGATGGTTTTTACATGGCATTGCTCAGGAAGAAATGAAGATTTTAGTTGTAGATGAGATGCATGAATGCCTTCTGCCCCTTTTGCATAACTTAGGAGCAGAAGTGAGTTACCAGCCAACTTTCGGAAAGAAGGATGCAGAACAGGTCATACATCAATACGAGGGTTTATTGATTCGTAGCAAGTTTTTCATTGATTCGGCTTTCTTGGATTTAGCTACTTCTTTGAAATTTATTGGCAGAGCCGGAGCAGGCTTGGACCTGATAGATCTGGAAGCATGTAAGGAGAGAGGTGTGGAAGTTTTTGGGGCCAATGAAGCGAATAAAGTGGCGGTAGCTGAACATTTATTGGGTATGATCCTCATGCTTTTTAATAAGCTGAATACCTCACCTCAAGAAATCAGAAACGACCAATGGCTCAGAGAAAAGAACCGAGGGGAAGAGTTGATGGGTAAAACGGTGGGTATCATAGGTTATGGGCACAATGGATCTACTGCAGCTGCACGATTTGCAGCTTTTGGTTGCCGGGTATTGGCCTACGATAAGTATAAAAAGGGATTTGGTTCCGCAGAGATCGAAGAGGTAGATTTAGAAACCATCTTCACAGAGGCAGATGTTTTTTCCTTTCATGTGCCCTTGACGGAGGAAACCAGAAAGTGGGCAGATTCCGACTTTTTTTCGAAGTTCAGAAAGCCAATCTACTTCTGCAATGTAGCCCGAGGCGAAATTATGGTGCAGGAGGCTTTGATCCAGGCATTAGAAAACGGAAAAGTAAAAGGTGCATGTTTGGACGTGTTGGAAAATGAAAAGATTACCGCTTTGACGGATAAGGGGAGAAAGGAATTTGAATACCTAAGAGCTCATCCAAGGGTGATTCTTTCTCCTCATGTGGCCGGCTGGACCATAGAATCGTATCGCAAGATCAACGAAGTTCTATGCGAGAAGATCAAGGCTCTTTATAAGCTCTGAATGCCTTGAATATAGCGTTTAGCTACTTCTTGGACGGAGAAATCTTTGATAATCTCTAATGACTTATTCTCCATCTCTGTTAGATCAGGGGTGGAGATTATTTTTTTCAGGGCAGAGATCAAGGCTGATGCACTATTCGAGGGAATCACAACTCCATTTCCATTCACCAAGTCCGTACTACAACCGCAGACATCAGTAACGATAACAGGCAAACCACATACCATGGCCTCATTTACTACTAAGCCCCAAGGTTCCGATGTACTAGGTAGTACGAAGCAACTAGATCTGGAAAAGAATTTCGGCACCTCCATCCAGTGTACTGGGGGATATTTGTAGATTCTATCCGGCGACTTAGCGATCAATTGGTCGATTTCCTGGTCCTTTGGTCCTTTACCCACCAGTATAAGTCCCCATTCCTGTTTATTTAATTTCTGGAAGCATTTGATCAGAAGTTCTACATTCTTTTCCTCTGCCATTCGCCCTACGTAGATAAAGTTCTTTTGGGTAGTGATCTCAGGGTAAAGCGTTGTTTCTTTGGCCTTGTGATAAACTGAACTAAGTACCTTATTATCTACAACAGCTCCCTTATGAACTAAGATTTGCTCCGGTTTTGCCCCCAGATCTAAAACATAATCTTCAGATGTCTTTCCAAAAACTACAAAGCCTTTGCATGCCTGTACAGCCCATTTCTTGATGCTTTCCTTTAGCCAAGATCTGGTTTTATCCTTTTGAGTAGATTCATTGGACATCACTACCTTGATACCTAGCAGTCTGGCAAAAAAGATGGTAGGAAGTGTAGAGAAGGAAGAGGAATAACCAGTGACATTGATAATGTCTGGCTTATATTGAAGGATAAATTGGAACACTCTCTGTAATTCCTTCCATTTTGGTACCTCTTCTATAAATCCATCAAAAAGCAGGGTGTAAGGATAGGTATATGTTTTGCCTTCACCCTCCATGCCTTTCCTTGATACTTCGCTTTTGGCTATCTGTAAGACATGAAATTCTCCCTCAGGAGGGTATTGCTTGGCAATCTCCTCGAAGAGTACAGATTTATAATGCGCCCATAGGGTGTTATGAATAATTAAGGTCTTCAATTTATTTCTTTAGGAATCTACAAAATATATAGAAGGAGGCAAAACGGGTATAATCTAGCATTTGACCCGAGGTAAAGTTCGCAATAAAAAAGTAAATCATAGCATAGGCTAGGAATTCTGTGCCAATGCTTTCCGGATCCCGCATTTCGCGAACACTCATCAGGATGAGTCGGAGGAACAAAATGGTAAATATGGTAAATCCAATCAATCCAAAGGAGTCTATCATCTCCAAATGGGGTATATCCACATACATGAATTTGTAACCCTGTCCAAATAGAATATAGTGATAGTTTCCTTTATCAAACGACTTTTCTAGACGCTCCATTACACCTTCTACGTGCTGTATACGAGTATTGGCCGAGTCATCACCTGTTTCTTTGACCTTTATTTTTTTGGATTCTGAACTTTCCGTCAAAGACTTTTTGATGCCTTCAAAACGGGTGTTGAAATAATTGAAGGCCGGGTTGAGTAGTCGGGCGTTCTTATTGATTTGATAGCTTAAGGTCATAAAACCTGCTAACACTAGCACCACAATGTACCACTTGGTGAAGAAGAGGCGGAAGGTACTTACGGCATTAGAGAAAGAAAGATTGAAGACCAAAAACATCACGGTAAAGCCAAAGGTAGCCAGGAAGGCCAACATGGTTTGGGTCAAGAACAGTATAGCAATGTTTAATATGATCAGTATTACCGGGAAAATCAGTCCCAATTTGATTTGACGGTAATATTTCAGACTTAATACGCCCAGGATAATACCGAAGTAAGCCACTTTGGAGTTGATGTGCGGGTTACCTACCCCTACTTCTCCACCATAACCGAAAGCCGCCCTTTGACCTATAACATACAAGGGGTTTTGGCTTACATAATACATTAATGATATGGCGCTCAAAGTAGAAAGGAGTATGCAGAGATATATAAATCTGCGATTTATGGCCTCGTTCCGCATAAAAACGGTGGAGAATGCCACAAATACAATGATAATATAGGTTAGGATCTCTGTATAAAAGCTGACTGTCAGATAATACCTGTCTTTAAGAAAAAAGTAGGCAAAAAGATAGATCAGAAAGAAAGTGAGATATGGAAAGGTTACTTTATTCGGTAAATCGAAAAACCTGAAATTCTTAAAAGGTATGGTTAAAGCAAAGGGAAAGAAGATTAAGCCAATGGAAAACATGGTGTTTCCCGGCGCTACCCCAAGGCCATCTCTTAAATAATAAATAAGCGGTACCCCCGTGAGGAAGATGGCCAATGCCATGGCGTCTCTATACTTTAAGAAGATGTTGACTAAAAACCGCATTCAGAAAAAATTTCTCAAAGATAGACGAATGCACATTTAAAACCAAAAGAAGGCCCGGAGGCCTTCTTCTGTATTATTGTAATTTACTCAAATGCTTTTCGTAAATCTGACGGTATCGTGCCGCAGCGTCTTTGTCGTATTGTTCTGCTGCCTGGTAGAGCATCTGAATGGTCCGCATATTGGATTGGACAAATTGTCTGATGTTATCATCGCCCCATTGCTTATCACCTGATTTCGCAAATTTAGGTCCGAAGTAGGCTAATTCTTTATCAGCTTTATTTACAATCTCGTCAGCCAATTTCGTACCTTTTTCTTTGCTTCCAATCTCGTAGTAGAAGATAGGGAAGTTAGTAACCAACTGGTCATACGGTACCGAAGCATCCGGCATTATTTCTAAACTTTTGTCCAATACTTCTTCCGCTTCTTTTTTCTTGTTTTCTCTCAGTAGTTCATCGGCTAAACGAAGGAAAGCATAGCGAGCGGTTATGAATGGAACACGGAATGACTCAGTATCGTAATAAACGTCTGTATTGTTCAGGTTCGTCCACTTCATTTGGGTCATCAGCTTCTTCTTCAAGATATCTGAATTCACAAAACCATCTTTGGCACCTTCTATTTTGAAAGGCATCAATCTGTAAGCATAACCTTCTAGTTGCATAAACTCTTTTAGTCCCAAATACTGGTTTTGAGGAAGAGTTCCTCCAAAATAGATAGGACGTTTCCAGTTGTTATTTGAAATGATATCCAAAACGATCAAATCGTTTTTCAAGATATCTCTTTCCCCGAAACTCCACTCGAATCTGTCCGTGATCAAGGCTTTTTGCTCTTCTCCAATAAATGGCATTTTAGCAATCTCTTCTGCATTTTGAGAGAAGAAGAAATTAGCAGAAGGCAAGATATTGATCATATCTCCGGTAGAAACCATTCTTTGAATAGCTTGATCTTTCTTACGGATCAAGTTGATGTATTCACGCAAATCTATACCGGCTTTGATTTGTGGATTTGGATTTGCCACATACGGTATGTGATCATTGATTCCTTTGTAGTAGTTCTCTGAGTTCAAAGTAATAGGCAAAGCCTCTGATTCGTAAGTCTTACGTTTCATTTGCTCTATGTACCAGTCGGTACCCAAAAGACTTAGGTTACAAACACGAACGTCTGTACGGAAACCTTCTACTTCCTGCACATACCACAGAGGGAAGGTGTCATTGTCTCCACCCGTAAATAGGATGGCGTTCGGTTCACAGGTAGCCAACATATTTCTGGCAAAGTCTATCTGATGAACGCGTCCTGTACGGTCATGGCCTTCCCAAGACGAAGCACCCATGATCACAGGTACCACCAGACCTAATGCGGAGGCTATACCAGCTTGGGCCATACGATTCTTTAGGAACTTCAGAACATAGGTATATATGGCCATTACTCCTAATCCTATCCATATAGTG harbors:
- a CDS encoding RsmB/NOP family class I SAM-dependent RNA methyltransferase, which encodes MKKIRLHKPLVRGILEALQSAETKKVDHVLPALLKAQPKWGSRDRNFVAENTYEVVRNKRFIQFLLGGDATPSKMLGAWLILKGLYDPEEEIFRYLDPEVIQDNARSDMPLEIRFSLPDELSQRAKRELGDDRWAKEAEAMHGQAPVYLRVNERWITRDKLVSVLLSKDIAVEPVASVPSAIKVLKRAGLNQLEEYKKGFFEIQDAGSQEIAHFLDPQAGEFIVDTCAGAGGKTLHLADLSRNKAKILALDVEEGKLEELEKRAARNRVSQVETSLWNNDILDQYRGQADAVLMDVPCSGLGVLRRNPDAKELLTEAYIDSIRDVQAEILQKYSALVRKGGRLVYATCSLLPSENEGQVKRFLENHGDFELIKDKQIWPSETDFDGFYMALLRKK
- a CDS encoding 2-hydroxyacid dehydrogenase; this translates as MKILVVDEMHECLLPLLHNLGAEVSYQPTFGKKDAEQVIHQYEGLLIRSKFFIDSAFLDLATSLKFIGRAGAGLDLIDLEACKERGVEVFGANEANKVAVAEHLLGMILMLFNKLNTSPQEIRNDQWLREKNRGEELMGKTVGIIGYGHNGSTAAARFAAFGCRVLAYDKYKKGFGSAEIEEVDLETIFTEADVFSFHVPLTEETRKWADSDFFSKFRKPIYFCNVARGEIMVQEALIQALENGKVKGACLDVLENEKITALTDKGRKEFEYLRAHPRVILSPHVAGWTIESYRKINEVLCEKIKALYKL
- a CDS encoding glycosyltransferase family 4 protein, coding for MKTLIIHNTLWAHYKSVLFEEIAKQYPPEGEFHVLQIAKSEVSRKGMEGEGKTYTYPYTLLFDGFIEEVPKWKELQRVFQFILQYKPDIINVTGYSSSFSTLPTIFFARLLGIKVVMSNESTQKDKTRSWLKESIKKWAVQACKGFVVFGKTSEDYVLDLGAKPEQILVHKGAVVDNKVLSSVYHKAKETTLYPEITTQKNFIYVGRMAEEKNVELLIKCFQKLNKQEWGLILVGKGPKDQEIDQLIAKSPDRIYKYPPVHWMEVPKFFSRSSCFVLPSTSEPWGLVVNEAMVCGLPVIVTDVCGCSTDLVNGNGVVIPSNSASALISALKKIISTPDLTEMENKSLEIIKDFSVQEVAKRYIQGIQSL